From a single Athene noctua chromosome 2, bAthNoc1.hap1.1, whole genome shotgun sequence genomic region:
- the CROT gene encoding peroxisomal carnitine O-octanoyltransferase isoform X1 — MEKQVLESSEERTFQYQDSLPSLPVPPLDESLSKYLDAVKPFLNQEEYQRTEDIVKKFENGIGKELHQKLLERAKTRRNWLEDWWLNVAYLDLRISTQIHCNMAGPGPYIEHCWPPKEGTQIERACVNIWHTLKYWDLLRTEKVAIERSGNAVLDMNQFRMLFCTCRIPGVTRDSIGSYFKTETEGECPSHLIVMCRGRVFAFDTIHEGNMVTPPEIFRQLTYIQKRCHSEPDGPGLAALTSNERTKWAELREYLISLDPKNLTLLEKIQRSLFVVCLDDSSPHATPEDYTEVTRLGLVGDPTVRWGDKSYNSIFFSNGTCSALCDHSPFDAMALITMLSYAEKKIIENEGKWKGSDKVRDIPWPEELVFTVDQKVIKEIERTKELYYKKVSDLHLVNYAFTSFGKALIRKRKLHPDTFVQLALQLAYYKCHGRPGCCYETAMTRRFYHGRTETIRPCTVEAVEWCRSMLDPSDGTYQRLQLMHKAFAKHNKMRKECENGKGFDRHLLGLLLIAQEQGLPVPELYVDNAFTASGGGGNFILSTSLTGYTRFTGSALPMVYHGYSFFYAIRDDRIMTTCSSWKSCPETDAEVLCRTVFQCFQDMLQLTVAAQL, encoded by the exons ATGGAAAAGCAAGTGCTTGAATCCTCTGAGGAGCGAACGTTTCAGTACCAAGATTCTCTGCCTTCCCTGCCAGTACCTCCTCTAGATGAATCTCTAAGTAAATACCTGGATGCAG TGAAACCTTTTCTAAATCAAGAAGAATATCAAAGAACTGAGGATATAgttaaaaaatttgaaaatgggATTGGGAAAGAGTTGCATCAAAAATTGCTGGAAAGAGCTAAAACAAGAAGGAATTGG CTGGAGGACTGGTGGCTGAATGTGGCTTATCTTGATCTTCGCATCTCAACGCAAATACACTGTAATATGGCAGGCCCTGGTCCCTATATTGAACACTGCTGGCCACCAAAAGAGGGCACTCAGATAGAAAGAGCATGTGTAAATATATGGCACACCCTGAAATACTGGGATCTATTACGAAC AGAGAAGGTGGCTATAGAGAGATCTGGGAATGCTGTTCTGGACATGAACCAATTTCGAATGCTCTTCTGCACTTGCAGAATTCCTGGAGTTACCAGAGACTCGATCGGCAGTTATTTTAAAACTG agACTGAAGGGGAATGCCCATCTCACTTAATAGTTATGTGTCGAGGTCGAGTGTTTGCATTTGATACCATACATGAAGGCAATATGGTGACTCCTCCAGAGATTTTCAG GCAACTTACATATATACAGAAAAGATGCCATAGTGAACCAGATGGACCCGGACTGGCGGCCCTAACAAGCAATGAAAGGACAAAATGGGCAGAG TTACGTGAATATTTGATCAGTCTTGATCCAAAGAACTtaactcttctggaaaaaattCAGAGAAGTTTGTTTGTGGTCTGCCTTGATGATTCTAGTCCCCATGCAACTCCTGAGGACTACACTGAG GTTACAAGGCTGGGACTAGTAGGTGATCCGACTGTACGCTGGGGAGATAAATCCTACAATAGCATATTCTTTTCCAATGGAACCTGTAGCGCACTCTGTGAT CATTCTCCATTTGATGCCATGGCTTTAATTACCATGTTATCTTATGCTGAAAAGAAGATTATTGAAAATGAGGGAAAATGGAAG GGATCAGATAAAGTGAGGGATATTCCGTGGCCAGAGGAACTTGTATTCACAGTGGATCAAAAAGTTATAAAGGAAATTGAACGTACTAAAGAATTGTATTACAAAAAG GTATCTGACTTGCATCTAGTGAATTATGCCTTCACATCCTTTGGTAAAGCATTGATTAGAAAGAGGAAACTTCATCCCGATACATTTGTGCAGCTTGCCCTTCAGCTTGCTTATTACAAATGCCATGGACG cccAGGCTGCTGTTACGAAACTGCCATGACCAGGCGTTTCTATCATGGCCGCACAGAGACCATAAGACCGTGTACTGTGGAAGCAGTGGAATGGTGCAGATCCATGCTGGATCCTTCTGATGGT ACTTATCAACGACTACAGCTGATGCATAAGGCATTTGCAAAGCACAATAAAATGAGGAAGGAATGTGAGAATGGAAAAG GCTTTGATCGTCACCTTCTGGGTCTCCTACTTATAGCACAGGAGCAAGGACTGCCAGTGCCAGAACTTTATGTGGATAATGCCTTCACAGCTAG TGGAGGAGGTGGGAATTTTATTCTTTCAACTAGTCTGACTGGCTACACTAGGTTTACTGGGTCTGCACTTCCGATGGTGTATCATGGCTATAGCTTTTTTTATGCAATCAGAGATGACAG GATCATGACTACCTGTTCTTCTTGGAAATCATGCCCAGAGACTGATGCAGAAGTGCTGTGTAGAACTGTGTTCCAGTGTTTTCAGGACATGCTACAATTAACAGTTGCAGCTCAGCTCTAA
- the CROT gene encoding peroxisomal carnitine O-octanoyltransferase isoform X2, whose amino-acid sequence MEKQVLESSEERTFQYQDSLPSLPVPPLDESLSKYLDAVKPFLNQEEYQRTEDIVKKFENGIGKELHQKLLERAKTRRNWLEDWWLNVAYLDLRISTQIHCNMAGPGPYIEHCWPPKEGTQIERACVNIWHTLKYWDLLRTEKVAIERSGNAVLDMNQFRMLFCTCRIPGVTRDSIGSYFKTGFDRHLLGLLLIAQEQGLPVPELYVDNAFTASGGGGNFILSTSLTGYTRFTGSALPMVYHGYSFFYAIRDDRIMTTCSSWKSCPETDAEVLCRTVFQCFQDMLQLTVAAQL is encoded by the exons ATGGAAAAGCAAGTGCTTGAATCCTCTGAGGAGCGAACGTTTCAGTACCAAGATTCTCTGCCTTCCCTGCCAGTACCTCCTCTAGATGAATCTCTAAGTAAATACCTGGATGCAG TGAAACCTTTTCTAAATCAAGAAGAATATCAAAGAACTGAGGATATAgttaaaaaatttgaaaatgggATTGGGAAAGAGTTGCATCAAAAATTGCTGGAAAGAGCTAAAACAAGAAGGAATTGG CTGGAGGACTGGTGGCTGAATGTGGCTTATCTTGATCTTCGCATCTCAACGCAAATACACTGTAATATGGCAGGCCCTGGTCCCTATATTGAACACTGCTGGCCACCAAAAGAGGGCACTCAGATAGAAAGAGCATGTGTAAATATATGGCACACCCTGAAATACTGGGATCTATTACGAAC AGAGAAGGTGGCTATAGAGAGATCTGGGAATGCTGTTCTGGACATGAACCAATTTCGAATGCTCTTCTGCACTTGCAGAATTCCTGGAGTTACCAGAGACTCGATCGGCAGTTATTTTAAAACTG GCTTTGATCGTCACCTTCTGGGTCTCCTACTTATAGCACAGGAGCAAGGACTGCCAGTGCCAGAACTTTATGTGGATAATGCCTTCACAGCTAG TGGAGGAGGTGGGAATTTTATTCTTTCAACTAGTCTGACTGGCTACACTAGGTTTACTGGGTCTGCACTTCCGATGGTGTATCATGGCTATAGCTTTTTTTATGCAATCAGAGATGACAG GATCATGACTACCTGTTCTTCTTGGAAATCATGCCCAGAGACTGATGCAGAAGTGCTGTGTAGAACTGTGTTCCAGTGTTTTCAGGACATGCTACAATTAACAGTTGCAGCTCAGCTCTAA